A single genomic interval of Pyrus communis chromosome 5, drPyrComm1.1, whole genome shotgun sequence harbors:
- the LOC137735156 gene encoding uncharacterized protein: protein MESMAEADPEPPPPPFPPPPPPLSDLILSLEQATLMAKQLPCTADPAHLLHIHSSLHQAHLQLSNFLSTHKLPQPQRQNSLSSATGNEPMQVGDGDGDDDCDGFGEGDSRPTIDMVEEQMRDCFIKNKRLKRRLSPSAAALAEERRMNDDGFVGSMKGFDPHGSKERALELVYQFHG, encoded by the coding sequence ATGGAATCCATGGCAGAAGCAGACCCAGAACCACCGCCGCCACCAttcccaccaccaccgccaccactgTCCGACCTTATCCTCTCCCTAGAACAAGCAACCCTTATGGCCAAACAGCTCCCTTGCACCGCCGACCCCGCTCACCTCCTCCACATCCATTCCTCCCTCCACCAAGCCCACCTGCAGCTCTCCAATTTTCtctcaacacacaaattgccccaGCCCCAGCGGCAGAACTCCCTCTCCTCCGCCACCGGCAACGAGCCCATGCAAGTCGGCGATGGCGATGGCGACGATGATTGTGATGGCTTTGGAGAGGGGGATTCCAGGCCCACAATTGACATGGTTGAGGAGCAGATGAGGGATTGCTTCATCAAGAACAAGCGGCTCAAGAGGCGGCTTTCGCCTTCTGCGGCGGCCCTTGCGGAAGAGAGGCGGATGAACGATGATGGATTTGTGGGGAGTATGAAGGGTTTTGACCCTCATGGCTCAAAGGAGAGGGCTTTGGAGCTTGTGTACCAGTTTCATGGCTGA
- the LOC137735155 gene encoding ribosomal RNA small subunit methyltransferase, chloroplastic, which yields MAPMNSAPLLLRQSLPSISSPVETLKPKTPLPVHNSTLGGRTPAYSPCYIRVCTGKTTKRSGSGSGRGSRRNPDDYHATLTALNSKGRFPRRSLGQHYLLDSEINDELTAAADVGEGDVVLEIGPGTGSLTNTLISAGAVVLAIEKDSHMATLVSERFVQTDRLKVLNEDFVKCHIHSHMSSLLGSIEPSGPNSRLAKVVANIPFNISTDVVKQLLPMGDIFSEVVLLLQEEAALRLVEPSLRTSEYRPISIFVNFYSDPEFIMKVPRTKFFPQPNVDAAVVKFKLKQPVDYPPVSSTKSFFSMVNSAFNGKRKMLRRSLQHICTPMEIENALGTVGRPATSRPEELSTDDFVKLHNLITKV from the exons ATGGCACCCATGAACTCGGCACCTCTTCTTCTTCGGCAATCTCTCCCGTCAATATCGTCCCCAGTCGAAACTCTGAAACCGAAAACTCCACTGCCAGTGCACAATAGCACGCTCGGCGGACGAACACCTGCATATTCACCTTGTTATATAAGAGTTTGCACTGGTAAAACAACCAAAAGAAGTGGAAGTGGAAGTGGAAGAGGAAGCAGAAGAAACCCAGATGACTACCATGCCACTCTCACAGCTCTCAACTCCAAAGGCCGATTTCCCAGAAGATCCCTCGGCCag CATTATTTGTTGGACTCTGAGATCAACGATGAGCTCACTGCTGCGGCCGATGTTGGGGAAGGTGATGTGGTGTTAGAAATTGGGCCGGGAACAGGTTCTTTGACTAATACTCTTATTAGTGCTGGTGCAGTTGTGCTCGCAATCGAAAAG GATTCACACATGGCTACTCTTGTGAGTGAAAGATTCGTGCAGACTGACCGGTTGAAG GTTTTGAATGAGGACTTTGTCAAATGCCACATTCACTCACATATGTCGTCCTTATTGGGAAGTATAGAGCCATCTGGTCCAAATTCAAGACTTGCAAAA GTAGTCGCTAATATACCCTTTAATATAAGTACAGATGTTGTCAAACAACTTCTTCCAATGGGGGACATCTTTTCTGAAGTTGTTCTCTTACTCCAG GAGGAGGCAGCTTTGCGCTTGGTGGAACCATCTTTGCGGACATCCGAGTACCGGCCCATCAGTATCTTCGTCAATTTCTATTCAG ATCCTGAATTCATAATGAAGGTCCCAAGGACAAAATTTTTTCCTCAGCCTAAT GTTGATGCTGCCGTTGTTAAATTTAAACTGAAGCAACCTGTAGACTACCCCCCAGTTTCTTCTACTAAAAGCTTCTTCTCAATG GTCAATTCTGCTTTTAATGGGAAACGAAAGATGTTGCGGAGATCACTCCAGCACATATGCACTCCCATGGAGATTGAAAATGCTTTGGGAACAGTTGGTCGTCCAGCCACG TCAAGACCAGAAGAGCTATCCACGGATGATTTTGTGAAGTTGCACAATTTGATCACGAAAGTATAG
- the LOC137735341 gene encoding uncharacterized protein translates to MTSKKRVLVVGGTGYLGQHLLQGFSQIEGKGITSTTPFDLAFTHHSNPPPQALLDAFPHLLPFQVDLKTGHGFQAISQTFGRPDVVINCAALSVPRACEMDPAAALSVNVPSSLVNWLSSFEESSSLLIHLSTDQVYEGVKSFYKEDDETAPVNVYGKSKVAAEQFISEKCSNFAILRSSIIFGPQTISPVPKSLPIQWIDGVLSKGKMSEFFHDEFRCPVYVKDVVSVILALSKRWIYESKQTKVLLNVGGPDRVSRLQMAEIVADVRGYNPSLIKSVSASSVDRGVMSPADISMDIAKLVRTLGIAPTSFRDGVRLTLETEAKSS, encoded by the exons ATGACGAGTAAGAAGAGAGTTCTGGTAGTTGGGGGAACAGGTTACTTGGGCCAGCATCTACTGCAAGGGTTCTCCCAGATTGAAGGGAAAGGGATCACATCAACCACTCCCTTCGATCTGGCCTTTACCCACCACTCCAATCCTCCTCCCCAGGCGTTGCTCGACGCATTTCCACATTTGCTGCCTTTCCAAGTCGACTTGAAGACCGGTCATGGATTTCAAGCCATTTCTCAGACGTTTGGCCGG CCTGATGTGGTCATAAACTGCGCTGCATTATCCGTACCCCGTGCCTGTGAAATGGATCCTGCTGCTGCTTTGTCTGTGAATGTTCCATCTTCTCTTGTGAACTGGTTATCAAGCTTTGAAGAGAGTAGTTCTCTTCTGATCCACTTGTCAACTGATCAAG TTTATGAAGGGGTGAAGTCCTTTTACAAGGAAGATGATGAAACTGCTCCTGTAAATGTATATGGGAAATCAAAAGTGGCAGCAGAGCAGTTCATATCTGAAAAATGCTCAAACTTTGCAATTTTGAGAAGCAGCATCATCTTTGGGCCACAGACAATCTCAccggttccaaaatctcttccaaTCCAG TGGATAGATGGTGTCCTCTCCAAAGGAAAGATGAGCGAGTTTTTCCATGACGAGTTCCGGTGTCCTGTGTATGTAAAAGATGTTGTATCTGTCATATTAGCTTTGTCCAAGAGATGGATATATG AAAGTAAGCAAACAAAGGTGCTACTAAATGTCGGTGGACCAGATAGGGTATCCCGCCTTCAAATGGCTGAGATTGTTGCCGATGTTAGAGGATACAACCCCTCATTAATCAAATCAGTGTCTGCATCATCA GTCGATCGTGGAGTAATGTCTCCTGCGGACATATCCATGGATATTGCTAAGCTGGTTCGGACACTTGGTATTGCTCCAACTTCATTTAGAGACGGTGTCAGATTGACGCTTGAAACTGAGGCTAAGTCGTCTTGA
- the LOC137734119 gene encoding uncharacterized protein, whose amino-acid sequence MGGGEHAHGDGAHGGDFRAKVWSMSGGPYCRPKHWKRNTAIAMAGIFLVCIPIAMKSAELEQRPHNPVRPIPSQLWCKNFGKKDY is encoded by the exons ATGGGAGGAGGTGAGCACGCACACGGAGATGGGGCCCACGGAGGCGACTTCAGGGCCAAGGTGTGGAGCATGAGTGGTGGGCCATACTGTAGGCCCAAGCACTGGAAGCGCAACACCGCCATTGCCATGGCTGGCATCTTCCTTGTCTGCATTCCTATCGCCATGAAATCTGCCGAGCTCGAG CAACGGCCGCATAATCCTGTTCGCCCAATTCCTTCACAACTCTGGTGCAAGAACTTTGGAAAGAAAGATTACTGA